The following are encoded in a window of Kineococcus endophyticus genomic DNA:
- a CDS encoding ClpP family protease, producing MSWPIPYVVESTPRGDRTSDVFSRLLSDRIVFLHGEIDDAVANVVIAQLVHLASESATADVNLYINSPGGSATALMAVYDTMQFIQPDVATFCVGQAASAAAVLLAAGAPGKRSVLEHSRVLLHQPSGGAQGTAADLQIQAKEVLRIRSEIEDVLARHTGRDVEQLRRDLDRDLVLPGAAAVEYGVADRVVSPAGVLTAG from the coding sequence ATGAGCTGGCCCATCCCCTACGTGGTCGAGTCAACCCCCCGCGGCGACCGCACGTCGGACGTGTTCAGCCGACTGCTGTCGGACCGCATCGTGTTCCTGCACGGCGAGATCGACGACGCCGTCGCCAACGTCGTCATCGCCCAGCTCGTGCACCTGGCCTCGGAGTCGGCGACCGCCGACGTGAACCTCTACATCAACTCCCCCGGGGGTTCCGCGACGGCGCTCATGGCGGTCTACGACACGATGCAGTTCATCCAGCCCGACGTCGCGACGTTCTGCGTCGGGCAGGCCGCCTCGGCCGCGGCGGTGCTGCTGGCGGCCGGCGCCCCCGGCAAGCGGTCGGTCCTGGAACACTCCCGCGTCCTGCTGCACCAGCCGTCGGGCGGGGCGCAGGGGACCGCCGCCGACCTGCAGATCCAGGCGAAGGAGGTCCTGCGGATCCGCTCGGAGATCGAGGACGTCCTCGCGCGGCACACCGGCCGCGACGTCGAGCAGTTGCGCCGCGACCTCGACCGCGACCTCGTCCTGCCCGGCGCCGCGGCCGTCGAGTACGGGGTGGCAGACCGGGTCGTCTCGCCCGCCGGGGTCCTGACGGCGGGGTGA
- a CDS encoding ClpP family protease, whose translation MSTTTLAGPFDDQLSQRLLFQRIVVLGQEVDDAIANRITAQLLLLSADDPRSDIALYVNSPGGSVTAGLAIYDTMKLIPNDVSTLVMGMAASMGQFLLCAGTAGKRYALPHARVMMHQPSGGIGGTAADIAIQAENLEHTRSVLTRLTARHTGQDEATIRQDSERDRWFTADEALEYGMVDHVVTGVSDVRLGSARKVGL comes from the coding sequence ATGTCCACCACGACCCTGGCGGGCCCGTTCGACGACCAGTTGTCCCAGCGCCTCCTGTTCCAGCGCATCGTCGTCCTGGGCCAGGAGGTAGACGACGCGATCGCGAACCGGATCACCGCGCAACTGCTGCTGCTGTCGGCCGACGACCCGCGGTCCGACATCGCGCTGTACGTGAACTCCCCCGGGGGTTCGGTGACGGCCGGCCTGGCGATCTACGACACCATGAAGCTCATCCCGAACGACGTCTCGACGCTCGTCATGGGGATGGCCGCGAGCATGGGGCAGTTCCTCCTGTGCGCGGGAACCGCCGGCAAGCGCTACGCCCTGCCGCACGCGCGCGTCATGATGCACCAGCCCTCGGGCGGGATCGGCGGCACAGCGGCAGACATCGCGATCCAGGCCGAGAACCTCGAGCACACGCGGTCCGTCCTCACCCGGCTGACGGCCCGGCACACGGGCCAGGACGAGGCCACGATCCGGCAGGACTCCGAACGGGACCGGTGGTTCACGGCCGACGAGGCCCTGGAGTACGGGATGGTCGACCACGTCGTCACCGGAGTTTCGGACGTGCGCCTCGGCTCGGCCCGGAAGGTGGGGCTGTGA
- a CDS encoding SDR family oxidoreductase, with product MTQRPVVLVTGVGRRVGIGAGIAAQLARDGWDVATSHWAPYDERMPWGPQPDDPERVHADLRATGARTVAVPADLADPGTPARLFDAVEDALGAVTALVMCHCESVDSSILDTTVESFDRHMAVNARATWLLVAEFARRLRVEPGTGRIVAITSDHTTHNLPYGASKGAMDRIVLAAARELQHQRLTANVVNPGPVDTGWMDDAVREAALAPNPRGRLGTPQDTADLVAFLLSDRGGWINGQLLFSDGGWKA from the coding sequence ATGACGCAGCGACCGGTGGTGCTCGTGACGGGGGTCGGACGACGGGTCGGCATCGGGGCCGGCATCGCCGCGCAGCTGGCGCGCGACGGCTGGGACGTCGCCACCAGCCACTGGGCGCCGTACGACGAGCGGATGCCGTGGGGGCCGCAACCGGATGACCCCGAGCGGGTCCACGCCGACCTGCGGGCCACCGGGGCGCGCACCGTCGCCGTCCCCGCCGACCTGGCCGACCCCGGAACGCCGGCCCGGTTGTTCGACGCGGTCGAGGACGCCCTGGGCGCCGTGACCGCGCTCGTGATGTGCCACTGCGAATCGGTGGACTCCTCGATCCTCGACACCACCGTCGAGAGCTTCGACCGGCACATGGCCGTGAACGCGCGGGCGACGTGGCTGCTCGTCGCGGAGTTCGCCCGCCGGTTGCGGGTGGAACCGGGCACCGGCCGGATCGTGGCGATCACGAGCGACCACACCACGCACAACCTCCCCTACGGCGCGAGCAAGGGCGCCATGGACCGCATCGTCCTGGCCGCCGCACGCGAACTGCAGCACCAGCGCCTGACCGCGAACGTCGTGAACCCCGGCCCCGTCGACACGGGCTGGATGGACGACGCCGTCCGGGAGGCCGCGCTGGCGCCGAACCCGCGCGGGCGGCTCGGCACCCCGCAGGACACCGCCGACCTCGTCGCGTTCCTGCTGTCCGACCGTGGGGGCTGGATCAACGGGCAACTGCTGTTCTCCGACGGCGGCTGGAAGGCCTGA
- a CDS encoding DUF2630 family protein, with product MDEHDIHQRISDLVATEHRLREALQKGELSADEEHAQLRAAEEALDQAWDLLRQRDARRSAGQDPERAAARPVDEVEHYQQ from the coding sequence ATGGACGAGCACGACATCCACCAGCGGATCAGCGACCTGGTCGCCACCGAGCACCGCCTCCGCGAGGCGCTGCAGAAGGGCGAACTGTCGGCCGACGAGGAGCACGCGCAGCTGCGGGCCGCCGAGGAGGCGCTCGACCAGGCCTGGGACCTGCTGCGCCAGCGCGACGCGCGCCGGAGCGCGGGGCAGGACCCGGAGAGGGCGGCGGCCCGGCCCGTCGACGAGGTCGAGCACTACCAGCAGTAG
- a CDS encoding AraC family transcriptional regulator, producing the protein MDETVQPVDEYVTRAPARALRPWVGAYSGYRQRGIPPVRHLGLPSPWLTVVITLDDPLHVVSHPDAQQPGGRYDALVGGLHVRPAVIAHGGRQSGMQVALHPLAARSVLGAPAGELAALDLPADAVLGSEVDRLRDRLSVLDWGARFDLLDRWFTDRLSTPSTDLPAGLGTACRRLVGGDGVATVARATGWSARHLTTLVRRETGLSPSALGRVARFDRARRLLQHDAGLRVSDVAALAGHCDASHLVRDFREFAGLPPTTWRAQEFRSVHDTDPLLAAGSGDDDEL; encoded by the coding sequence GTGGACGAGACGGTGCAGCCGGTGGACGAGTACGTCACCCGCGCCCCGGCACGGGCGCTGCGCCCCTGGGTCGGCGCGTACTCGGGGTACCGCCAGCGCGGGATCCCGCCGGTGCGGCACCTGGGGCTGCCGTCGCCGTGGCTGACCGTCGTGATCACGCTCGACGACCCGCTGCACGTCGTGTCCCACCCCGACGCGCAGCAGCCGGGCGGCCGCTACGACGCGCTCGTCGGCGGGTTGCACGTGCGGCCCGCGGTCATCGCCCACGGGGGACGGCAGTCCGGGATGCAGGTCGCGCTGCACCCGCTGGCCGCCCGCAGCGTCCTCGGAGCGCCTGCGGGGGAGCTGGCGGCGCTGGACCTGCCAGCGGACGCGGTCCTCGGGTCGGAGGTGGACCGCCTGCGGGACAGGCTGTCCGTCCTCGACTGGGGAGCGCGGTTCGACCTGCTCGACCGGTGGTTCACGGACCGGCTGAGCACTCCGTCCACGGACCTGCCCGCCGGGCTCGGGACGGCGTGCCGCCGTCTGGTGGGCGGTGACGGGGTCGCCACCGTCGCCCGCGCGACCGGGTGGAGCGCGCGTCACCTCACGACGCTCGTGCGGCGCGAGACGGGGTTGTCGCCGAGCGCGCTGGGCCGGGTGGCGCGGTTCGACCGGGCCCGCCGCCTCCTGCAGCACGATGCCGGCCTGCGCGTCAGCGACGTCGCCGCGCTCGCGGGGCACTGCGACGCCTCCCACCTCGTGCGCGACTTCCGCGAGTTCGCGGGGCTGCCACCGACGACGTGGCGGGCGCAGGAGTTCCGATCCGTCCACGACACCGACCCGCTGCTCGCGGCAGGGTCGGGGGATGACGACGAACTCTGA
- a CDS encoding VOC family protein: MTTNSEAPVPTTPVPTVWPAFRARDARALIAFLVDAFGFEETLVVPGEGDLVAHAQLSWPHGGGVMLGSERPGTGWHVGAGGAGCYVVVPDDAALDAVRARARAAGADAGDVVKQGYGSREFTVRDPEGNHWSFGTYRGEPRV; the protein is encoded by the coding sequence ATGACGACGAACTCTGAGGCCCCCGTCCCCACCACCCCCGTCCCCACCGTGTGGCCGGCCTTCCGCGCCCGCGACGCCCGCGCGCTCATCGCCTTCCTCGTCGACGCCTTCGGCTTCGAGGAGACGCTCGTGGTGCCCGGTGAGGGGGATCTCGTGGCGCACGCGCAGCTGTCCTGGCCCCACGGGGGCGGCGTGATGCTGGGCTCCGAACGCCCCGGTACGGGCTGGCACGTGGGCGCGGGAGGGGCCGGCTGCTACGTCGTCGTCCCCGACGACGCCGCGCTCGACGCCGTCCGCGCCCGGGCCCGCGCCGCCGGCGCCGACGCGGGTGACGTGGTCAAGCAGGGCTACGGCTCGCGCGAGTTCACCGTCCGCGACCCGGAGGGCAACCACTGGTCGTTCGGGACCTACCGGGGAGAGCCGCGGGTGTGA
- a CDS encoding MarR family winged helix-turn-helix transcriptional regulator has translation MIPTDQQVDEDVEAVLAGSRAVVGISVRSLAEAMESLTLQQYRVLVLICSRGPLRSGALAAAIGVHPSTFTRAVDRLVAGGWVTREDNPDTRREVLVAPTERARVLVDQVLARRRAQFEAVLDRMDADGRAAVREGFARFAEAAGDTDMPEATTLGYES, from the coding sequence GTGATCCCCACCGATCAGCAGGTCGACGAGGACGTCGAAGCCGTGCTCGCAGGTTCGCGGGCCGTCGTGGGCATCAGCGTGCGCTCGCTCGCGGAGGCCATGGAGTCGCTCACGCTGCAGCAGTACAGGGTGCTGGTGCTCATCTGCTCGCGCGGGCCGCTGCGCAGCGGGGCCCTCGCCGCGGCCATCGGCGTCCACCCGTCCACGTTCACCCGCGCCGTCGACCGCCTCGTCGCGGGCGGGTGGGTGACGCGCGAGGACAACCCCGACACGCGCCGCGAGGTCCTCGTCGCCCCCACCGAGCGCGCCCGCGTCCTCGTCGACCAGGTCCTCGCCCGCCGCCGTGCGCAGTTCGAAGCCGTCCTGGACCGCATGGACGCGGACGGCCGCGCCGCGGTGCGGGAGGGTTTCGCCCGCTTCGCGGAAGCGGCGGGGGACACCGACATGCCCGAGGCGACGACCCTCGGCTACGAGAGCTGA
- a CDS encoding thymidine kinase — MAELVFFSGTMDCGKSTLALQTDHNHRVQGRRGLLFTRFDRAGAAVISSRIGLARAALEVGDGTDLWVEVSSRHAADPLDYVVCDEAQFYDPDQVEQLARVVDDLDVDVFAFGITADFRTRLFPGSARFIELADRVQVPQVEALCWCGRRATHNARTVDGQMVVAGEQVVVGDVSAQEGTLDVGPVGTVEYEVLCRRHHTRRQTKAHREIGLRERQLS; from the coding sequence GTGGCCGAACTGGTGTTCTTCTCCGGGACGATGGACTGCGGGAAGTCGACGCTCGCGCTGCAGACCGACCACAACCACCGGGTGCAGGGACGGCGGGGCCTGCTGTTCACCCGCTTCGACCGCGCCGGGGCCGCCGTCATCTCCAGCCGCATCGGGCTGGCCCGCGCCGCGCTCGAGGTCGGGGACGGCACCGACCTGTGGGTCGAGGTGAGCAGCCGCCATGCGGCCGACCCGCTCGACTACGTCGTGTGCGACGAGGCGCAGTTCTACGACCCCGATCAGGTCGAGCAGCTCGCCCGGGTGGTCGACGACCTCGACGTCGACGTCTTCGCGTTCGGCATCACGGCCGACTTCCGCACCCGCCTCTTCCCGGGCTCGGCGCGCTTCATCGAACTCGCCGACCGCGTGCAGGTGCCGCAGGTGGAGGCGCTGTGCTGGTGCGGTCGGCGCGCCACCCACAACGCCCGCACCGTCGACGGCCAGATGGTGGTCGCCGGCGAGCAGGTCGTCGTGGGGGACGTCAGCGCCCAGGAGGGGACGCTCGACGTCGGCCCCGTCGGCACCGTGGAGTACGAGGTCCTGTGCCGCCGACACCACACGCGCCGGCAGACGAAGGCCCACCGGGAGATCGGCCTGCGGGAACGTCAGCTCTCGTAG
- a CDS encoding MFS transporter has translation MSTDTTSHTAPDAADARPGLLKQPVAVWAVAFAAVVSFMGIGLVDPILPAIAGELGATKAQTLLLFTSYLGITGLAMLLTGWISSRFGAKKTLMAGLALIVVFAALAGSSSSIAQIVGFRAGWGLGNALFIATALATIVGAASGGMANAIILYEAALGLGIATGPLVGGLLGEVSWRGPFFGTAVLMAVAFTAIVTLLPSTPKPAVRTRISDPVRALRHRGLATVAGMAFLYNFGFFTLLAYTPFALEISSPIELGFVFFGWGICLAVASVVLAPRLQRRFGTVPVVAAMLSLFALVLVVEAVFVDVKPVLVVGTIVAGVFLGVNNTIVTELVMEVSPVQRSTASAAYSFVRFIGGAIAAWAAGELGEVFTDWSPFALGALGVVVGLAVLLSGRRHLVVVPDDPAPHSAAEAQAVTAGDA, from the coding sequence GTGTCGACTGACACCACGTCGCACACCGCACCGGACGCGGCCGACGCACGTCCCGGACTGCTGAAGCAGCCCGTCGCCGTGTGGGCGGTGGCCTTCGCCGCCGTCGTCTCGTTCATGGGCATCGGCCTCGTCGACCCGATCCTGCCCGCCATCGCCGGGGAACTCGGCGCCACCAAGGCGCAGACCCTGCTGCTGTTCACGTCCTACCTCGGCATCACCGGGCTCGCGATGCTGCTCACCGGCTGGATCTCCAGCCGGTTCGGCGCGAAGAAGACGCTCATGGCCGGGCTCGCCCTCATCGTGGTCTTCGCCGCGCTGGCCGGGTCGTCGTCCTCGATCGCGCAGATCGTCGGGTTCCGCGCCGGCTGGGGCCTGGGCAACGCGCTGTTCATCGCCACGGCGCTGGCCACCATCGTCGGCGCCGCAAGCGGCGGGATGGCGAACGCGATCATCCTCTACGAGGCCGCGCTCGGTCTCGGCATCGCGACCGGTCCGCTCGTCGGCGGCCTGCTCGGCGAGGTGTCCTGGCGCGGGCCGTTCTTCGGCACGGCCGTCCTCATGGCCGTCGCGTTCACCGCGATCGTGACGCTGCTGCCGTCGACGCCGAAACCCGCTGTCCGCACGCGGATCTCCGACCCCGTCCGAGCGCTGCGCCACCGCGGGCTCGCGACCGTCGCGGGCATGGCCTTCCTCTACAACTTCGGGTTCTTCACCCTCCTGGCCTACACGCCGTTCGCCCTGGAGATCTCCTCGCCGATCGAGCTGGGGTTCGTGTTCTTCGGGTGGGGCATCTGCCTCGCCGTCGCGTCCGTGGTGCTCGCACCGCGCCTGCAGCGCCGGTTCGGGACGGTCCCCGTCGTGGCGGCCATGCTGTCGCTGTTCGCCCTCGTGCTGGTCGTCGAGGCCGTGTTCGTGGACGTCAAGCCCGTCCTCGTCGTCGGGACGATCGTCGCCGGGGTGTTCCTCGGCGTGAACAACACGATCGTCACCGAACTCGTCATGGAGGTCTCCCCCGTCCAGCGCTCCACGGCGTCGGCGGCGTACTCCTTCGTCCGGTTCATCGGCGGCGCCATCGCCGCCTGGGCCGCCGGTGAGCTCGGCGAGGTCTTCACCGACTGGTCGCCGTTCGCCCTCGGGGCCCTCGGCGTGGTCGTCGGCCTGGCCGTGCTGCTGTCCGGCCGCCGTCACCTCGTCGTCGTGCCCGACGACCCGGCGCCGCACTCGGCCGCGGAGGCCCAGGCCGTCACCGCCGGCGACGCCTGA
- a CDS encoding MarR family winged helix-turn-helix transcriptional regulator: MQLDGDLAERLLLSCSALTRGAAAAADGTRLSLTQARVLSTLDRDGALRVSRLAELEGCAQPSMTGLVTRLGDAGLVTRTTDPADARAVLVALTDAGRDALLANRSALRAPVADALQHLPAPPGDLERLTGLLEDITALVSGRTSRVD; encoded by the coding sequence ATGCAACTTGATGGGGACCTGGCCGAACGCCTGCTCCTCAGCTGCTCGGCCTTGACGCGCGGCGCCGCGGCGGCCGCGGACGGCACCCGCCTGTCCCTGACGCAGGCGCGCGTGCTCAGCACGCTGGACCGCGACGGCGCCCTGCGCGTCAGCCGGCTCGCCGAGCTGGAGGGGTGTGCGCAGCCGAGCATGACGGGGCTCGTCACCCGGCTCGGCGACGCGGGCCTCGTGACGCGCACGACCGACCCCGCCGACGCCCGCGCCGTCCTCGTCGCGCTGACCGACGCCGGCCGCGACGCGCTGCTCGCCAACCGCAGCGCGCTGCGCGCCCCCGTGGCCGACGCCCTGCAGCACCTGCCGGCCCCGCCCGGCGACCTCGAACGACTGACCGGCCTGCTCGAGGACATCACCGCACTCGTCTCAGGAAGGACGTCCCGTGTCGACTGA
- a CDS encoding potassium channel family protein — MVVIGLGRFGRSLALELMEDGQVDVLGIDNDASLVDELAGSLTHAVVADSTKEEALRQLSVHEFDRAVVGIGTNLEASILTVSTLLQFGIRNVWAKAISESHARILTQLGAHKVIRPEHEMGLRVAHLVRGRMLDYIEFDDGYAMVKTTPPSPIVGRSLGQVKLRSTYKVTVVAHHRAGEGFTYATPETVLASDDVIIVSGQIRDVEAFSALS; from the coding sequence GTGGTCGTCATCGGCCTCGGCCGCTTCGGCCGCTCCCTGGCCCTGGAGCTCATGGAGGACGGGCAGGTCGACGTCCTGGGCATCGACAACGACGCGAGCCTCGTCGACGAGCTCGCGGGCTCCCTGACGCACGCCGTCGTCGCCGACTCCACGAAGGAGGAGGCGCTCCGGCAGCTGTCCGTCCACGAGTTCGACCGCGCCGTCGTCGGCATCGGGACGAACCTCGAGGCGAGCATCCTCACCGTCTCGACGCTGCTGCAGTTCGGGATCCGCAACGTGTGGGCCAAGGCGATCAGCGAGTCGCACGCCCGGATCCTCACGCAGCTCGGCGCGCACAAGGTGATCCGCCCCGAGCACGAGATGGGCCTGCGCGTGGCGCACCTCGTCCGCGGGCGGATGCTGGACTACATCGAGTTCGACGACGGCTACGCCATGGTCAAGACGACGCCGCCGAGCCCCATCGTCGGCCGCAGCCTGGGGCAGGTGAAGCTGCGCAGCACGTACAAGGTGACCGTCGTCGCGCACCACCGCGCCGGTGAGGGCTTCACCTACGCCACGCCCGAGACGGTGCTCGCCTCCGACGACGTCATCATCGTGTCCGGGCAGATCCGGGACGTCGAGGCCTTCAGCGCCCTGTCCTGA
- a CDS encoding TrkH family potassium uptake protein, translating into MAEVPATRRRQRVLRHPAQVVALGFALAVALGTALLWLPVARRGPGSATFVEALFTAVSALCVTGHVVVDTREHWSTFGLVVILALAQVGGFGIMTSASLLGVFASRRLGLRSRMLTATESRGLNLGDVRSVLLGVVRVSVVVELVTAVLLTSRLFAGYDRTITAAAWEGTFLAVSSFNNAGFALRGDSMTAFVADPWMCLPVVAASFLGGLGFPVLLELRKQFRFPQRWSLHTKLTLVTTVPLLFLGAVFLTVNEWRNPATLAGLDWWARPLAGLFQASATRSSGFNSIDITSMNGGSWLVMDVLMFIGGGSASTAGGIKVTTFALLAVAVYAEFRGEPTVTVFRRTVADRVVRQALTVALASVGVVVVATVVLVEMTRAPLDMVVFEVVSSFATVGLSSGLLVQLPDSGQVILALLMFLGRIGPITLGAALALRERTRLYEYPEGRPIIG; encoded by the coding sequence GTGGCGGAAGTCCCCGCGACCCGCCGGCGTCAGCGCGTGCTGCGGCACCCGGCCCAGGTCGTGGCCCTCGGCTTCGCCCTCGCCGTCGCCCTCGGCACCGCCCTGCTCTGGCTGCCCGTCGCCCGGCGGGGCCCGGGGTCGGCCACCTTCGTCGAGGCCCTGTTCACCGCGGTCAGCGCGCTGTGCGTCACGGGGCACGTCGTCGTGGACACCCGCGAGCACTGGTCCACGTTCGGGCTCGTCGTCATCCTCGCCCTCGCCCAGGTCGGCGGGTTCGGGATCATGACGTCCGCCTCGCTGCTGGGCGTCTTCGCCTCCCGGCGGCTCGGACTGCGCTCGCGGATGCTCACGGCCACGGAGTCGCGCGGTCTGAACCTCGGCGACGTCCGCTCGGTGCTGCTCGGCGTCGTGCGCGTCTCGGTGGTCGTCGAGCTGGTGACGGCGGTGCTGCTCACGTCCCGGCTCTTCGCCGGCTACGACCGGACGATCACCGCGGCCGCGTGGGAGGGCACGTTCCTCGCCGTCTCCTCCTTCAACAACGCCGGTTTCGCGCTGCGCGGCGACAGCATGACGGCCTTCGTCGCGGACCCGTGGATGTGCCTGCCCGTCGTCGCGGCCTCGTTCCTCGGCGGCCTGGGCTTCCCCGTCCTGCTGGAGCTGCGCAAGCAGTTCCGCTTCCCCCAGCGCTGGTCCCTCCACACCAAGCTGACGCTCGTCACGACCGTCCCGCTGCTGTTCCTCGGGGCGGTGTTCCTCACCGTCAACGAGTGGCGCAACCCGGCGACCCTGGCGGGCCTGGACTGGTGGGCGCGGCCGCTGGCGGGGTTGTTCCAGGCCTCGGCCACCCGCAGCTCGGGGTTCAACTCGATCGACATCACGAGCATGAACGGCGGGTCCTGGCTCGTCATGGACGTCCTCATGTTCATCGGCGGCGGATCCGCGTCGACGGCCGGCGGGATCAAGGTGACGACGTTCGCCCTGCTCGCCGTCGCGGTCTACGCCGAGTTCCGCGGCGAGCCGACCGTCACGGTCTTCCGCCGCACGGTCGCCGACCGCGTCGTGCGGCAGGCGCTGACGGTGGCGCTCGCCTCCGTGGGCGTCGTCGTCGTCGCGACCGTCGTCCTCGTCGAGATGACCCGGGCCCCGCTGGACATGGTCGTCTTCGAGGTGGTCTCGTCGTTCGCCACGGTCGGGCTCAGCTCCGGGCTGCTCGTGCAGCTGCCGGACTCGGGGCAGGTCATCCTGGCCCTGTTGATGTTCCTCGGCCGCATCGGGCCGATCACGCTCGGCGCCGCCCTGGCGCTGCGCGAACGCACCCGCCTGTACGAGTACCCCGAAGGAAGGCCGATCATTGGGTAG
- a CDS encoding ankyrin repeat domain-containing protein produces MGAVPSGPADEGEERALALAHRVFEHARNGRVRELCGYLDLGVPVNSTDSDGNSLVMLAAYHGHPRTVLALLERDADPDRANSRGQTPLAAAVFKGEVEVVAALVAADADPYLGTPSALEAARFFGRQDLLELLEVPEPD; encoded by the coding sequence GTGGGTGCTGTCCCCTCCGGCCCCGCCGACGAGGGCGAGGAACGGGCACTGGCCCTGGCCCACCGCGTCTTCGAGCACGCCCGCAACGGCCGGGTCCGTGAACTGTGCGGCTACCTCGACCTCGGCGTCCCGGTGAACTCGACCGACAGCGACGGCAACTCGCTCGTCATGCTGGCCGCCTACCACGGTCACCCCCGCACGGTCCTGGCCCTGCTCGAACGCGACGCCGACCCCGACCGCGCCAACAGCCGCGGTCAGACCCCGCTCGCCGCCGCCGTCTTCAAGGGCGAGGTGGAGGTCGTGGCCGCGCTCGTCGCCGCCGACGCCGACCCCTACCTCGGCACCCCGAGCGCGCTCGAGGCCGCCCGGTTCTTCGGCCGCCAGGACCTCCTGGAACTGCTCGAGGTCCCCGAACCGGACTGA
- a CDS encoding EAL and HDOD domain-containing protein, producing MDAHPLAPPAPVDEATSRSPVRVGRQGIYDTERRLVAYELLFRNHGRASAELAEGAEQDHATSQVISATFGDFGVEQIAGDRLLFINLTRGFFTGALPIPCSPDQVVLELLENVEVDDEVLEGLRRLRAQGYRIAIDDFIGEEGRLPAVALADYVKIDVEAAGDDFERVLVLAREHNPTALVVVERIEDDALFARCLAAGADLFQGYGLQRPVTLEAVSLTPSQLVCLRLVRALTGTDAPLHEIEQLVASDPALSLRVLKTVSSAAAGTKSGITSLRQAIVLLGRQQLCSWVVLMLLGGVTSVDTEALTMVLARAAACSRLAPQDADLAYTVGLLSGVATVLGMAEDELVDTTGVAQSVRAALVHRRGPAGGALRAVLAYEEDDPFVITDAGHAVYEVSRAYLTALSGAMVTVSSVLERP from the coding sequence GTGGACGCGCACCCCCTCGCACCGCCCGCACCCGTCGACGAGGCCACGTCCCGCTCCCCCGTGCGCGTGGGCCGGCAGGGCATCTACGACACCGAGCGCCGACTCGTGGCCTACGAGCTGCTCTTCCGCAACCACGGCCGGGCCAGCGCCGAGCTCGCCGAGGGCGCCGAGCAGGACCACGCGACGTCGCAGGTCATCAGCGCCACCTTCGGCGACTTCGGCGTCGAGCAGATCGCGGGCGACCGGCTCCTGTTCATCAACCTCACCCGGGGGTTCTTCACCGGCGCCCTGCCCATCCCGTGCTCCCCCGACCAGGTCGTGCTGGAGCTGCTGGAGAACGTCGAGGTCGACGACGAGGTGCTCGAGGGGCTGCGCCGGCTGCGCGCCCAGGGCTACCGCATCGCCATCGACGACTTCATCGGCGAGGAGGGGCGGCTGCCGGCCGTGGCCCTCGCCGACTACGTGAAGATCGACGTCGAGGCGGCCGGGGACGACTTCGAGCGGGTCCTGGTCCTGGCCCGCGAGCACAACCCGACGGCGCTCGTCGTCGTCGAGCGCATCGAGGACGACGCGCTGTTCGCCCGGTGCCTCGCCGCGGGCGCGGACCTGTTCCAGGGGTACGGGTTGCAACGGCCGGTGACGCTCGAGGCGGTCAGCCTCACGCCCTCGCAGCTGGTCTGCCTGCGCCTGGTGCGCGCGCTCACCGGCACCGACGCACCGCTGCACGAGATCGAGCAGCTCGTCGCCTCCGACCCGGCCCTCAGCCTGCGCGTCCTGAAGACCGTCTCCTCGGCCGCGGCCGGCACGAAGTCGGGCATCACCTCGCTGCGCCAGGCGATCGTCCTGCTCGGCCGCCAGCAGCTGTGCTCGTGGGTGGTGCTCATGCTGCTGGGCGGCGTGACCAGCGTGGACACCGAGGCGCTGACGATGGTGCTGGCGCGGGCGGCGGCCTGCTCGCGGCTGGCCCCGCAGGACGCCGACCTCGCCTACACGGTGGGCCTGCTGTCCGGGGTCGCCACCGTGCTGGGGATGGCCGAGGACGAGCTGGTGGACACGACAGGCGTGGCGCAGTCGGTGCGGGCAGCCCTCGTGCACCGCCGCGGGCCGGCCGGCGGCGCCCTGCGCGCGGTCCTCGCCTACGAGGAGGACGACCCGTTCGTCATCACGGACGCCGGTCACGCCGTGTACGAGGTCTCCCGCGCCTACCTGACTGCGCTCAGTGGGGCCATGGTCACCGTGAGTTCGGTCCTGGAGCGTCCCTGA